In Pedobacter sp. W3I1, one DNA window encodes the following:
- a CDS encoding FtsX-like permease family protein — MFRLNLKIAWRNLWKNKGYTFINVIGLSIGMASCILIFIFIRYQMSFDEGFKNEDRIFRVVTDWKYNAYDDYSAGVPIPFSAAARNEITGLEKVGSIIKRGGIISVKDTKGKEKLKSREAVYYAQPDFFEVFSDIKWIYSAPDLALAEPNMVVLTEKNAIKFFGSIKGAIGKAITLENRIGLKVSGIIQDMPQNSSFPLGIIISYETYAGRFNDNWDSVNSSSSSYVLIKAGLKAGDLKESITRFNQKYYPIQKIAGNQTNRLQPLREIHFSEKYDNFADSSINRSEIYGLAVIGLFLIITACINFVNLSTAQSVNRSKEVGVRKVMGSKRKQLVTQFLMETFAVSLVALLIACVITELAIPPMQNLFKGTIEFSLFSHPAIFFFMAILVVFVSFLAGFYPAVIISKFNPALAIKNKISLNNGGLSLRKILVVVQFSITVILIIGTLVIIKQMQYVQEKSLGFNPNAVAMVGIPNDSLSKIKYNTFRERILRIPGVQEMSFCQSPPLSSNINSSDFTYNGIKNEDFELRNMRADESFFKVFDLKLIAGKVFRKSDTANACVVNETFLKKMHILNPEDAIGKIIYASGNTLPIAGVIKDFNDQSLKENISGLAIFPGKDEYWNVAIKMDAEQLVSSMKEVEAVWKSNFPNGIFDSSFVNQSINNYYESEQTMGVLFKVFAGVIIFISFIGLFGLISFVATQRTKEVAIRKVLGASTIELVKMLNGSFLIMVFIANLLAWPLSYLFISKWLSGFAYRIDISIWPFALAMVISMAMTLITVSIRSYKAAAANTIDALKYE; from the coding sequence ATGTTCAGATTGAACTTAAAAATCGCCTGGCGAAACCTGTGGAAGAATAAAGGCTATACATTTATCAATGTGATAGGTCTTTCTATTGGGATGGCGAGCTGTATTTTGATATTTATTTTTATTCGCTACCAAATGAGTTTTGACGAGGGATTTAAAAATGAAGACAGGATTTTCAGAGTAGTTACCGATTGGAAATACAACGCCTACGATGACTACTCGGCTGGCGTGCCAATACCTTTTTCTGCAGCTGCAAGAAATGAAATTACAGGGCTCGAAAAGGTTGGCTCTATTATTAAAAGGGGTGGAATAATTAGTGTTAAGGATACTAAGGGTAAGGAGAAACTTAAATCTCGTGAGGCTGTTTACTATGCCCAGCCTGATTTCTTCGAAGTTTTCAGCGATATTAAGTGGATTTATAGCGCTCCGGATTTAGCACTAGCCGAACCTAACATGGTCGTATTAACAGAAAAGAATGCCATTAAATTTTTTGGAAGTATAAAAGGTGCAATAGGAAAAGCTATCACCTTAGAAAATAGGATAGGCCTAAAAGTGTCGGGGATTATTCAGGATATGCCGCAAAACAGCAGTTTCCCTTTAGGAATCATAATTAGTTATGAAACTTATGCGGGAAGGTTTAATGATAACTGGGATTCCGTAAATTCAAGCTCATCAAGTTATGTACTCATAAAAGCCGGTTTGAAAGCCGGCGACTTGAAAGAATCGATAACCAGGTTCAATCAGAAGTATTATCCGATTCAAAAGATAGCGGGTAATCAAACAAACCGACTTCAGCCTCTAAGGGAAATACATTTTAGTGAGAAATACGACAACTTCGCCGATTCGTCAATTAATAGAAGTGAGATTTATGGTCTTGCTGTAATTGGCTTGTTTCTAATTATTACAGCTTGCATAAATTTCGTCAATTTAAGTACTGCTCAATCTGTTAACCGATCTAAAGAAGTGGGGGTTCGCAAGGTTATGGGCAGTAAAAGAAAGCAACTTGTAACTCAGTTTCTGATGGAAACTTTTGCTGTGAGTTTAGTTGCTTTACTTATTGCCTGTGTTATAACTGAACTGGCAATTCCGCCCATGCAGAATCTTTTTAAAGGCACAATCGAATTCAGCTTATTCAGTCATCCGGCAATATTCTTTTTTATGGCCATTCTCGTTGTGTTTGTAAGTTTTCTGGCAGGATTTTATCCGGCAGTAATTATTTCGAAGTTTAATCCTGCGCTCGCTATCAAAAACAAGATTTCGCTAAATAACGGTGGCTTAAGTCTTCGGAAAATACTGGTTGTGGTTCAGTTTTCAATAACCGTAATATTGATTATCGGAACTTTGGTGATAATTAAACAGATGCAATATGTACAGGAAAAATCTTTAGGATTTAACCCAAATGCTGTGGCGATGGTTGGTATCCCTAATGACAGTTTAAGTAAAATAAAATATAATACTTTTAGAGAACGCATACTAAGGATTCCAGGTGTACAAGAAATGAGTTTTTGCCAATCGCCTCCATTATCAAGCAACATTAATTCGAGTGATTTCACTTATAATGGGATTAAAAACGAAGATTTCGAATTACGGAATATGCGTGCTGATGAAAGTTTCTTTAAAGTTTTTGATCTGAAATTAATAGCTGGAAAAGTCTTTCGCAAGAGTGATACGGCGAATGCCTGTGTGGTAAACGAAACTTTTTTAAAAAAAATGCACATTCTGAATCCAGAGGACGCCATTGGAAAAATAATATATGCCAGCGGGAACACATTACCAATTGCTGGTGTTATAAAAGATTTTAACGATCAGTCATTAAAAGAAAACATTTCAGGATTAGCAATTTTTCCGGGTAAAGATGAGTACTGGAATGTCGCGATAAAAATGGATGCTGAACAATTGGTTTCTTCAATGAAAGAAGTTGAAGCCGTTTGGAAAAGCAATTTTCCCAATGGGATTTTCGATTCAAGTTTTGTGAACCAAAGCATCAATAACTATTACGAGAGTGAGCAAACTATGGGTGTCCTGTTCAAAGTCTTCGCAGGTGTAATCATCTTCATCTCCTTTATTGGTTTATTCGGATTGATTTCTTTCGTCGCCACGCAAAGAACCAAAGAAGTTGCCATCAGAAAAGTGTTAGGCGCATCAACAATCGAATTGGTGAAAATGCTAAACGGCTCGTTCCTGATAATGGTTTTTATCGCAAATCTCCTGGCCTGGCCACTGTCTTATTTATTCATTTCCAAATGGCTTTCGGGTTTTGCCTATCGAATTGATATAAGCATCTGGCCGTTCGCCCTGGCAATGGTGATATCTATGGCTATGACTTTAATAACAGTCAGTATCCGCTCGTATAAAGCAGCAGCTGCAAATACTATTGATGCACTTAAATATGAATAA